The following coding sequences are from one Gossypium hirsutum isolate 1008001.06 chromosome A12, Gossypium_hirsutum_v2.1, whole genome shotgun sequence window:
- the LOC107928279 gene encoding uncharacterized protein: MDSFGFDNVKAEKAKAMRRYNRLRSLAKAFRFLELLSALLFLAWTFERLPFAVKISGEFLLKLGGVVTSPLFVFLVSNVIIVTLIAKSGIFSTVNNVDSKIYDEIINNAENRSKFEFQKEVLYQDKEIISEASTDTLNSEETEPEPEPEPEPEPDSEFEMDYPRVYRRSKSEKLAIRKSGEEVTKELRRSETEKCRKVENMDGELVPEDELSNEEFQRTIEDFIAKQLRFRREESLSIVFPCSNPNLKNNFPLQ; encoded by the coding sequence ATGGATTCCTTTGGTTTCGATAACGTGAAAGCAGAGAAAGCTAAGGCGATGAGGAGGTACAATCGGCTTCGAAGCTTAGCCAAGGCCTTCCGTTTCTTGGAATTGCTTTCGGCTTTGCTATTTTTAGCGTGGACATTCGAGCGCTTGCCTTTCGCCGTCAAAATCTCCGGAGAGTTCCTTTTGAAGCTCGGCGGAGTCGTCACCAGTCCCCTCTTTGTTTTCCTCGTCTCTAACGTCATCATCGTTACCCTCATTGCCAAGTCCGGCATTTTTTCCACTGTTAACAATGTTGATTCCAAAATCTACGATGAAATCATCAACAATGCTGAGAATCGCTCCAAATTCGAGTTTCAAAAAGAGGTTCTGTATCAAGACAAAGAGATCATCTCTGAAGCGAGCACAGATACCTTAAACAGTGAAGAAACGGAGCCGGAGCCGGAGCCGGAGCCGGAACCGGAACCGGACTCTGAGTTTGAGATGGATTATCCGAGAGTGTATAGAAGGAGTAAGTCGGAGAAGTTGGCGATAAGAAAGAGTGGAGAGGAAGTGACGAAGGAACTACGACGATCCGAGACAGAAAAGTGCCGGAAAGTTGAAAATATGGACGGGGAATTAGTTCCAGAAGACGAGTTGAGCAACGAAGAGTTTCAACGAACGATCGAAGATTTCATCGCGAAGCAGTTGAGGTTTCGCCGAGAAGAATCTCTGTCTATTGTTTTTCCCTGTTCAAACCCAAACCTGAAAAATAACTTCCCTTTGCAGTAA